In Flavobacterium luteolum, the DNA window ACACTTTCTCCAAATAAATAAACTCCAAAGGTTCAGCAGAAACTGTAGTATGAATTTCACTTTCAGGGAAAGCTTCACGTTTTCCTGTATCTACATAACCATGACGTTTGTACCACGCCACAAGCTCCTCACGAACCGAAATTACTGTCATAATAATACTCGATAATCCCAACGATTTTGCATGAATTTCAGCTTCTGCCAAAAGTTTTTTCCCGATTCCGCTGTTTTGAAGTTCTGGCGAAACGGTAAGCATTCCTAAATACAATTGATGTCCTTTTTCAACCAATAAAACCGAACCAATAATTTTGTCATTCTCAGTAAATTTCAGAATTGTATTTTTTGGATCAAGAAAGATTTCCGTCATTTCCTGTTCGTCGGTTCTTTTTCCTTCTAGTAAATGCGCTTCGGTTGTCCAGCCTTTTTTAGAAGTTTCGCCTCTGTAAGCTGAATTTATTAAGATGGTTAATGCTGGAATGTCTTCCAGTATTGCTTTTGTAATCATATTATTTTATAAAAAAAAATGAATTGCCTCCAGCTTTAGCTGGAGAAGCAAAATTACATTAGAAAATGGCTTTAGCCTAATCTTTTTGTTAGAACACAGATTTAACAGATTCGTTATCACGAAGACGCGGATTTACAATGATTAAATTAAAAAATCCTTATAATCCACACTATAGGAACAGCTTTTATTAATAGCGGTGTTCATTGATCGATCTTACAAAATTTTCTGCTAGTGTTAGTCATGAAGCACTTTATACAACTCATCCAACAATTCCATTTCATCAGAAGGCAAAAGCTGTATCGCGATTTCAAGAAGAAGCATAGCATCAATGGCAGTTTGAGATTCTTCCTGTTGAAGCGTGTTAATACTTGTTCTTAATAGCGAAATAATGGTTTGCATTAATTCGTTGTAACACGATATGGTCATTTTGGTTTTAAAAGAGTTACTGTTCTTTTTACGGGGTTTTAATTGTGTAAAATAGTTAACTCTGGCTGCAAATTCTAAAAAATCGGTTATTGATAATTTACTTGGTTCTATCATGGCTTATAGTTTTAATTGATGTAAAAATCTTACTTTTGTGTAATTAGCGGCAAGTAAGCCAGAGATTTTGAGTTACAAAAATATTTACGTTTGTTTATCACAAATGGGCTTAGTTTTTTACAAAAATCTATTTTTCCTTAAGAATTTTAAATATCTTTGATTCATGAGCACAGCAGTAAAACCAAAACATATCGGCAGAAATATTAGCCGAATTAGAGAACTAAAAGGCATGAAGCAGGAAGCTTTGGCAATGGCAATTGGCGTAACGCAACAAACGGTTTCGAATATTGAAGCGAGTGAAAATGTTGACGAAGAAAAGCTTAACCAAATTGCAGAAGCTCTGGAAGTAACTGTTGAAGCAATTAAAAACTTTTCGGAAGAAGCTGTTTTTAATTATTTTAATACTTTTAATGATGCTGTTTCAAATAGTAGTTTTGGACAAGGAGCAAATAATAATTACGACTGTACTTTTAATCCTTTAGATAAAGTCGTTGAACTTTACGAACGTTTGGTGCAAGCTGAAAAAGATAAAGTGGAGTATTTGGAGAAATTATTGAACGGGAAATAATCCATTTTTGAAGATATATTAAATTGAAAAGAGACCTTTGATGAGGTCTCTTTTTTTGTTCTACTGCTAATAGGAGCGGATATTTATTTTATTTTTTCGAAATAGTAATCTTGATCAAAATCAAAGATTAATTTGGGTTTTATATAAAAATTTCTTTTAATACTCATTTGATAGTCACCTTTGCCAAATTCATAATCGTAATGAATATTAATCGTGGTTCCTTCTCCTGAATTATTTAAAGTGTATTTTCCTTTTCCCCAACTTTGACTTTCGTAAGTGTAATTTTCTAAAAGTATTAATGTATCATTTTTGTTTGGACCATCTATGCCACTTCCATTACTTACATAAGTTCCTATAATCATGGATTTGGTAAAGAAGTTGTCATATAAATAGATTAACCCGATTAAAAATACAATTGAGAACAATATTTTTTTATTCATTTTTTAATTTTGGTTAATTTGTTTATTGCTATATTTAGGAAGCTTACGCTAGCTAGAGAAGAGAAGTCGTTAGTAAAACTTTACAGCAATACTAATTTTAATTCATTATCTGTATAAATTATTAAATTCTCTTTACTTTCATCAATATATAAATCTCTTATTTCGCTTACTAATTCTAATTGAATCTCTTTAAGTATTTTCTTTTCTTGTTTATCAATGAATAATATAGTCTTTCCTTTTCCGATAAGGATAACCTTTTCATCTTTAAAAGCCAAATAGCTCAACGCATGTTTTGAATGGTATTTCGAAATATCCATTTCCCAAATTCTAGTAATAGTATCATCTTTAAATACGTAGAATTCAAGTTCATTTGGAAATGATACGGCAAATTCATTACCATTGAATGCAAATCCGCTAGAGGTGTTATTCCATTCTTTAAAGAAACAATGAATAAATTGAACGCTCAAATCTTCTTTAAGATGATATAAATTAAAATAGGTTTCTTGGTCGTAACTATTAAAAGCAATTAAGTTATTATGATTTGTTTTAGGACTAAGAGTACCATCTTCAGCTTTAGTTTTGCTAATTATTTCAAAATTTTCAGAAAGTAAGACTATTTCCCAATTTTGAGAACTGCCAATGTATAAGTTTCTTGATTGAAGATAAGTGATTTGATCTAAAACCAAATCTTTGGGTAATGTTATCGTTTTTGTGTGGTTAAAAGATTCTTCCTCAATAATTAATAATCTGTGATCTCCTGTAGGAACTATAATATTTCCTTTATAATCAAAAGTAAAATTTCTAATTGTAGGTACATCAATATTTATAATTTGGTTGACTATAATTTCATTCCCATATTTTGAATACTTTACTAAGTTAGAATTTTTAGTTAGAGCGATATATATTGATAACTTAAGAGGGTTTTCTTTTAAGAAAAATATTCTGTTATAATGATAATTTTCGGTTGATAGATGTGTTGTTTTATTTGAAATTATTTCAGAATAATATTTTTCAAAATGATTTAAAATACTTTCACATCTTCCTTGTTTTGCTAAATAATATGGTGTTCTGCTGCTACTGTCTTTTTTCCATTCACATCCATTTTTATAAACGAAATCAAATACTTCAGGTAAATCAAGCCAGGCTAACTTATGAAGTAAATTGCTTTTGTTTTCATCACAACCATCTAGTTCGATTTTATGCTTTAAATAAATTTTTACACATTCAATTGATTTACACTTTAAATATTGAGGTTCTTGTTTGTCTATTTTTGCACCATTACTCAATAACAAATCAACTATTTCAGCCTTGTTTTCCTGAGTTGCACAAAAAAGCTCTCTGTCATTCATTGTTGCTCCTTTTTCGAGAAGATACTTTGCAATTTCATAATTATCTGCCCAACATAATGGAGTAGCATATATTCCACTTCTCTCAGAATTAACATTGGCACCTTTATGCAAAAGATATTTAACCATTTCAAAATTTCCAATTAAGGATGCAATATGCAATGGTGTATTATCCATCCATCCCTTTAAAAATATTTCAGATGGATTATTTTTTAAATGTTTTTTGGCTTCTTCGTTTTTATGTTCTTTTATAAGAATGAATATTTCAGGTGTTTGTGTATGATCAGTCTGATATATGTTTGGCTCGGTTGTTTCTCTCAATTTGTTAATTAATATATTTAAAAACCTCATTTCGAATTCTATTTTTTATTCAATATAACGTGGTAAATATAAGATTTGTACTTTTAAAAAATGGTTGTCAAAATAAAAAACCATAGGTTACAATATATTATAATCTATGGTTCTAAATTTTTTATTTTAAAGATAAATTATTTACCCCAAGAAATCCTTTAACTCCTCATAACTCTTAATCTTCACACTAACTTTCTCCTCATTAATAACGCTTTCAATTTGAACAGGAATAGGAAGTGTAATGCCTAAAGCAGGTTCAACAACATCTAAGAATTTAATAGGATGTGCCGTTTCTAAGAAAATACCAATGGCGTTCGGGTGTTTTTCTAGTTCTTTTTTCAAACCTAAATAACCCACAGCGCCGTGTGGTTCTGCAATGTAGCCTTCAGGTAGATTGTAGATGTGTTTCATTGCTTCAAGCGTTTCTTCATCGGTATAACTATAAGAAGAAAAGTCTTTTTCGAAAGCTTTTAAGTCATTGTTGTATAATTCCTGAATTCTAATAAAGTTGCTTGGGTTTCCAACGTCCATGGCGTTAGAAATTGTCGCTTTAGAAGGTTTCGGGTCGTATTTTCCGTTTTCTAAGAATCTTGGCACCGTGTCGTTTACGTTTGTAGACGCAACGAAATGTTCAATTGGCAAACCTAATTTCTTTGCCATAATTCCTGCGCAGATATTCCCGAAGTTTCCGCTTGGGCAAGAGAAAACTAAAGGTTTGTTTTGGCTTTTCAACGCTTTGTAAGCAAAGAAGAAATAAAACATTTGCGGTAACCAGCGCGCAATATTAATAGAATTTGCAGAAGTCAGGTTTTTGTGCGCTAAAGTTTCGTCTAAAAATGCTTTTTTCACCATATCCTGACAATCGTCAAAAACACCGTCAACTTCAAGGGCTTTAATGTTTTGCCCTAAAGTAGTCAATTGTTTTTCCTGAATGTCGCTCACTTTTCCAGACGGATATAAAATGACAACATCAACGCCGTCAACGCCAAGAAATCCGCTCGCAACGGCTCCGCCTGTATCTCCAGAAGTCGCAACTAAAACAGTGTTTTTAGCGTCTTTCTTGTCTTTATTGAAATATCCCAAACAACGTGACATAAAACGCGCTCCAACGTCTTTAAACGCCATTGTTGGTCCGTGAAATAATTCTAACGAATAGATTCCGTCTTCGACTTTCACAACAGGAAAATCAAAAACTAAAGTTTCAGCAATGATTTCTTTTAGTTTTTCTGCTGGAATTTCGTCACCAACAAATTGTTTAATCGCTTCAAAAGCAATTTCTTCGTGGCTTAAACTTTCGATTTTATCAAAAAAAGAAGGATCAAGCGGTGTAATGCTTTCTGGGAAATATAATCCTTTGTCAGTTGCTAATCCTTGTATAACAGCTTCTTGAAAAGAAACTTTTGGGGCATTATGGTTTAAACTGTAGTATTTCATTGGTTGTTTTTTATTTAACCGCAAAGCACGCAAGGAATTGGTTTCTTTTGAAAACGCAGAGTTCGCAAAGCTTTGTGGTTATATTTTTTATTCAATAGTTATTTTTAAGCATTTTTGTCATTTCGAGGAACGAGAAATCTTCGCAAGTAACTCCGCAACGTTAATCCAATCTTTGTCGAGCTTCTCGTGGAGATTTCTCCTTCGTCGAAATGACAAACTGCACGGTTATGTATTGTGTCTATGCTTTGCGGGAGCTTCGATGGAGTTTATCCTGAGGAACGAAGGGCTCAGCCTGACAAACTTTGTCTTAATACTTAATTCTTCGTACTTAATACTTTTCTACAAAATTCTTACGCCATCGGGATTTATCTTCGAGACATGAATTTCATACGGCAAATTCATTTTTTCGTAAACGTCGCTCATGGCTTTTGCGATTTTTTCAGCGGTTTCTTTTCCTCTGCTTAAAGCGAAAATAGACGGGCCAGAACCTGAAATTCCTGAACCTAAAGTGCCGTTTTCATAAGCCGTTTGTTTAATTTGGTCAAAACCAGGAATTAAAACACTTCTTAAAGGCTCAACAATTTCGTCATGAAGCGAACGTCCGATCAATTCGTAATCTTTAGTGTAAAGACCTGCAACTAATCCGCCCACATTTCCCCATTGCATGATGGCGCTTTTTAGGGAAACGTTTTGTTTTAAAACCGAACGAGCATCAGAAGTTTTCAATTCAATTTGCGGGTGAACCACCGTTGCGTATAATTCTTCGGGACTGTCAATTCTGATAATATCAAGTGGCGCGTAGCTTCTTACCAAAGTAAATCCGCCTAAAAGGGCAGGAGCAACGTTGTCGGCATGCGCGTTTCCGCTGGCTAATTTCTCGCCCTGCATCGCAAACTGAACTAAATCTTTACGAGAATAAGGTCTTCCCAATAATTCATTAATTCCGAAAACCGCTCCGGCAGAACTTGCAGCACTGCTTCCAATTCCGCTTCCGGCTTTGATATGTTTATAAATTTCGATTTCGAATCCGAAGTCTAGTTCGTCCAAAGTTTCTAACATTGCTAGAGCCGCAACTCCAGAAACGTTTTTTTCGGTTTCTAAAGGCAAATCGGCACCCACAATTTTAGTGATTCGAACTCCTTTTTGATCGACTTTTCGAACAATCATTTCATCGCCCGCATTGTCTAAGCAAAGTCCAAGTACGTCAAATCCGCATGAGAGATTGGCAATTGTAGCGGGACAGAATAATTTTATTTCCATTTTTAAGGTTCTGAGGTTCTAAGATGCTAAGATTCTAAGGTTTCTGTAGCAACTTTTTATTTTTTAGTTTCTAAGGTTTCGAGATTCTAAGAGGCTAAGATTAGTTTTGAAAAAAAACTTAGAACCTTAGCATCTTAGAACCTTAGCACCTTTAAATATTTCCTATTCGAATAACGTCTGCAAAAATTCCCGAAGCTGTTACCGCTGCTCCGGCTCCGGCTCCTTTGATCAATAAAGGCTGATCTACGTAACGATCTGTGTAAAATAATACAATATTGTCTTTTCCTTCTAAATTGTAAAAAGGATGATCTTTTGGAATGAATTGCAGACCTACGCTTGCTTTTCCGTTTTCGAATTGCGCTACGTATTTCAATCTTGAATCCTTGGTTAAAGCTTCTTTATAAATACCTTCAAAATGCGAAGCGTGTTTGATTAACGATGCGAAGAAATCTTCGTTGTTTGTTGTTGCTAAACATTCTGCTGGCAAGAACGATTCGTTTGCAATGGCGTCAATATCCATTTCGTAACCGCTTTCGCGAATCAAAATCAGGATTTTACGCGCTACGTCGATTCCGCTTAAGTCAATTTTTGGATCTGGTTCTGTGAAACCTTGAACTCCCGCTTCTTTTACCACATCGTGGAAAGAGTTGTTTTCGTCAAAATTGTTGAAAATAAAGTTCAAACTTCCAGATAAAACTGCCTGAATTTTATGCACTTTATCTCCAGACGCAATCAGATTTTTTACTGTATCAATAATTGGCAATCCCGCACCAACATTCGTTTCAAACAAGAAAGGAGCGTTATATTGACGAGATAAGCTTTTTAGTTTTTTATAGTTGTCATAAGCAGAAGAACAAGCAATTTTATTACAAGTTACAACGGCAATACTTTCTTTTAAGAATTTTTCGTAAGCTTCAGAAACCGTTGCATTTGCAGTGATGTCCACGAAAATACTGTTACGTAAATTCAGTTCTTTTGCCTTTTTGATGAATTCTTCAATGCTTGCTGGTTCACCTTCGCTTAAAGCGGAATCCCAACTTTTTAAAGAAATTCCGTCTTCGTCAAATACCATTTTTCTAGAATTAGACAAAGCAATTACGCGAACGTTGATCTTTAAATTATCTTTTAAGAACTTTCTTTGGTTGTGAATCTGCTCGATGAATTTTTCTCCCACATTTCCAACTCCCATTACAAATAGGTTCAGCTGTTTTGTGTTTTCTTCGAAGAAATTTTCGTGTAAAGTATTCAATGCTTTTTTAACGTCTCTTTCGTTAATTACAGTCGAAATGTTTCTTTCAGAAGCACCTTGTGCAATGGCACGAATGTTTACGTTGTTTTTTCCTAAAGTGCTAAACATTCTTCCGCTTAAACCTTGGTGGTTTTTCATGTTTTCGCCTACCAAAGCAATAATGCAAAGATCTTTTTCTACATAACAAGGATCGATTTTGTTCTGCGAAATTTCGATTTCAAAAGCGCTGTTAATTGCAGCTTCGGCATTATCAGCATCCGAATTCAAGATTCCGATACAGATTGAATGTTCAGAAGAAGCCTGAGTAATAAAAATAACGTTGATTTTTTCTTGAGATAATACTTCAAACAAACGTCTAGAAGAACCTGCAACTCCAATCATTCCTGGACCTTCAAGAGTTAAAAGCGAAATATGATCGATGTGGCTAATTCCTTTTACAACAGTATCTTTTGATGAAACCTGATTCGAAATCAAAGTTCCCTCAGCTTCTGGTTCAAAAGTATTTTTGATTAAAATTGGAATATTTTTTCTTAAAACCGGCTGAATTGTTGGCGGATACAACACTTTTGCACCAAAGTGCGACAATTCCATCGCTTCTTGATAAGAGATGTTTGAAATTGGCTGAGCTTGTTTTACAATTTTTGGGTTTGCTGTAAACATTCCGTTTACGTCAGTCCAGATTTCTAGTTGTTCCACATTGATTGCTCCAGCGATAATGGCTGCAGTATAATCAGATCCACCGCGACCTAAAGTCGAAGTGATTCCGTCAAGAGTCTGCGCTATAAATCCAGGCATGATATTGATTTTCGCTTCATTCGAACCAAAATATTCCTGAATTAATTTATTTGAAACTTCAAAGTTTACAACTGCTTTTCCGAAGTTATTATCTGTTTTAATTAATTCTCTACTGTCTTTGTAAACTGCATCTTTACTGATTTGCTCATAGGCTTTAGCAATAATGAAAGACGATAGCAATTCTCCAAAACTTAAAATTGTATCGGCAGTTCTAGGAGATAATTCGCCAAGCAAGAAACATCCGTCCAATAAAGTTTCTAAATGGTTGATGATTCTTTTCACATGGCTTAAAAGGCTGCTTTGTTCGCTAACAGGAATAAGTTCTTTTAGTGTGTCAAGATGTTTTTTCTCGATTTCAGCCACAACTTCTCTAAAGCTTTCGTCGTTTGCTGCTGCTTTTGCCGCTGCCAATTGCAGTAAATCGGTTACTTTGCTTAACGCTGAAACTACTACAACTAATTGATCCTGCTTAGATTTTTGGTTTACAATTTCGAGAACGAGTTTTATATTTTGAGCATTGGCAACCGAAGTTCCGCCAAATTTTAATACTTTCATTTTGTGATATTTTTTTTCTTTTGATGCAAATATTTTTATGTATCCAATAACTCTCTTCTTTCAAGAAAAAAGTATAGGTAACCTAGGATTATATGTAAAAATGTATACCCCTAAGGGGTAGTAGTTGTTGTAGTAGTAATAATGGTAGCAGCAATTGCAACTCCTGTTTGAGCTGTAATAATTGTAGATTGATATTTTATGCTGTTACTTTTCATTTTTGATTTTTCAAAAGTACAGCTTTTTATATGAGTTAAAAACTTAGAAGGCGTTTTTACGAATATTTTAATAATTCAAATCTCTATAAATCAATATTGAGTATTTGTTAAAATTGAATATGCTAAATTGATGTTTTGATATATTTTGGATAGCTTTTTTTTGGGATTTAGTCCATGCAAATGATTGATGTTTAATTCAAAAGGACCTTAAAAATGGGATGTAACGGTATATTTTGATCTGAAAAGCGATTTGAAATAGTTAAACCGCTTTTAAAGAAATCTTAATTATTGTGATAAAATGTTGCTTTTTAATATTGATTTGTTGAATTTTGGCGTTTAAAATTTACAATCATCATGAGAGAGATCCATTATATAAGTTCAGAAACGATTACTTTAGAAACATTACAAGAAATTTTAAGTCAGAATAAAATTCTTGAATTATCTGAAGAAGCTAAAGTAAATGTTCAGAAATGCCGCGATTATTTAGATAAGAAAATGGCATCGCATACTGCACCAATTTACGGTATCAATACTGGTTTCGGATCTTTATATAGTGTAAAAATCTCTAATGAAAACTTATCTAAGCTTCAAGAAAACTTAGTAAAATCGCACTCTTGTGGTACTGGCGAGGAAGTTCCTGCCGAAATTGTAAAAATGATGTTGCTGCTTAAAATCCAATCTTTAAGCTATGGACATTCAGGAGTTCAATTGATCACTTTACAGCGTTTGGTTGATTTTTACAATAATGATATTCTGCCTATTATTTACACGCAAGGTTCGCTTGGAGCTTCAGGAGATTTAGCTCCTTTGGCACATTTGTCTTTGCCTTTAATTGGAGAAGGAATTGTATTGTTTGAAGGAAAAAAGGTAGCTTCTGCCGAAGTTTTGAAGCAGTTTAACTGGGAACCGATTGTTTTACAGTCAAAAGAAGGTTTGGCTTTATTGAACGGAACTCAGTTTATGAGTGCTTACGGAGCTCATATTTTAATTAAAGCTTATAAATATTCGTATTTAGCAGATTTAATCGGAACTATTTCTCTAGAAGGTTTTGATGGAAGAATCGAGCCATTCAACGAATTGATACATTATATACGTCCGCACAAAGGACAAATCGTAACGGCACAAAGAATAACTGAATTCTTAGACGGAAGTGAAATTATCACTCAGGAAAAGAAACACGTTCAAGATCCGTATTCTTTCCGTTGTATGCCACAAGTTCACGGAGCTTCAAAAGATGCGATCGATTATGTTCGAAAAGTATTCAAAACAGAAATCAACTCAGTTACAGATAATCCAAACATATTTATTGAAGCCGATCAGATTATTTCTGGCGGAAATTTCCACGGACAGCCTTTGGCTTTAGCTTTAGATTTTATGGCAATTGCTTTGGCCGAATTAGGAAGTATTTCTGAAAGAAGAACCTATCAGTTAATTTCGGGATTGCGTAATCTTCCGGCATTTTTGGTTGATAACCCGGGATTAAATTCAGGTTTCATGATTCCGCAATATACTGCAGCAAGTATTGCAAGTCAAAACAAGCAATTAGCAACACCAGCAAGTATCGATAGTATTGTTTCAAGCAACGGTCAGGAAGATCACGTAAGCATGGGAGCAAACGGCGCTACAAAAGCCTTACGTATTTTAGATAATTTAGAGCGTATTTTGGCAATCGAATTATTAAATGCATCTCAGGCAATTGCCTACAGAGAGCCTTTAAAATCAAGTGATTTTATTGAAATGTTCTTAAACAGCTACAGAGAAGTTGTGCCTTTGGTAAAAGAAGACAGAATCTTACATAATGACATAGAAAACACGGTGTTATTCCTTGAGAGTTTTCAAATTGAAAACGATTTGTTAACAATGGCTTAACACTGAAACGTGTTATTGAAGGTAATTTTGCGCTATCAAAAATAAAACAATGTCAATAAACAGTATTTTCCAATTTTTAGTGCCGAAAGACAAAAAATTCTTTCCACTTTTTGAAGAGGCTTCTAGCAATTTAATTGAATTAGCTTCTAACTTACACGAAGCTGTAAATTTACCATTAAAAGAAAGAGAAATTCTTTTTCAAAAGATTGACGAATTAGAACAAAAAGGAGAAGACATTACACGTCAGACTAACCTTGAGTTAAGCAGAAACTTTATTACTCCGTTTGATAGAGAAGATATTCATACATTAATTACTTCAATTGACAACGTTGCAGATTACCTTCACGGTGCATCTAGCCGTATGAGATTGTATCAAGTTGATAAGATTACAAAATCTATCAGAAAGATGACAGAAATCAACCTTGAAGCTTGTCAAAACATTGACAGTGCTGTAAAAGAGTTGAGAAACTTACAAAACTTTAAAGTTATTAAAGATGCTTGTGCTAGAATTAACAAACTAGAAAACAAGTCTGATAACGTATATAACAAAGCAGTTTTTGAAATTTTTGAAAACGAAACAGACGCTAAAAATATTATTAAATATAAAGAGGTGTTATCTGTTTTAGAATCAGCAACAGACAAATGTAAGAGTGTTGCGAACATACTAGAATCTATTTCTGTAAAACATTCTTAATTCAATTTTTCAATCTGAAGTTATAATTTTATGACGCTACTTATATTAATTATAGTATTAGCCTTAATTTTTGATTACATCAATGGTTTTCATGATGCGGCAAATGCTATAGCGACTGTTGTTGCAACAAAGGTTTTGACACCTTTTCAGGCGGTTGTCTGGGCAGCATTTTTTAACTTTCTGGCTTATTGGGTTTTTGGATTTGGTGTTGCGGATACTGTTGCTAAAACAGCGCACACAATGGAAATTAACCTTGTTGTTATCCTAGCCGGAGTAATTGCAGCAATCTGTTGGAATTTATTGACTTGGTGGTTAGGAATCCCTTCAAGTTCTTCGCATACCTTAATTGGAGGTTTTGCAGGAGCAGCTGTAGCGCACGCTATTGCAGTTCATGGTTTCTCTGGTTATGTTGGAGAAGATGGGGCAACTCACTATTGGTACGAAATTGTAAGCTGGTATAAGGCTGGTAAAGATGGCGGAATGCCTTCGGGAGTCCTCATTATTATTGCATTTATTGTATTAGCACCGCTTTTAGGAGTTATTGCATCTTACCTAATTTCGATTTGGCTGCTAAATGCTTCACGTAAAAGTATCGGACCAAAAATATTTACTGTAGCTTTAATGCTTGCCACGATTTGGTTTGTTTACGTTCAAATGGTTTCTTATGAAGAAATTGTAGAGCACGGAAAACCTCGTTTTGATTCTCATTTCTGGAGCGTTGTATTCGATTCTCATAATATTAAATGGTTCTTAGTTGCTTTCATTATCTTGACAGTAAGCGGATTTTGTTTAATATTCAGCAGTTTAAATCTTCATCAGGCAGATGCTGCTTTAAAGAAAATGCAATTATTATCTTCTGCGGCATTTAGTTTAGGGCACGGAGGAAACGATTCTCAAAAAGTAATGGGTATTATTGCTGCAGCGGTAGCAGTATATATCAATACTAATCCAGGAGTTCACATGGATGCTTGGTTAGATGTTGTGCTTCCAAATGATGACGCAGGTATTAAAGGTGTAATGCCAAGCTGGATTCCATTAGCGTGTTATTCTGCGATTGCAGCAGGAACTTTGAGTGGTGGATGGAAAATTGTGAAAACAATGGGTTCTAAAATTACCAAAGTAAGTTCGTTTGAAGGTGTTGCAGCAGAAACTGCAGGTGCTTTGACGCTTTACTTTACAGAGCACTTAAAAATTCCAGTAAGTACGACACACACTATTACAGGATCTATTATTGGTGTTGGATTAACAAAACGTGTTTCTGCCGTTAGATGGGGAGTTACAGTAAGTTTAATCTGGGCTTGGATCTTAACTATTCCAATTTCAGCTTTATTGGCAGGTTTGGTTTATTTTATTCTAAGCGTCTTTATTTAATCTGAGAAAATGAATTTTGTAAAATGTGAAAAGTAAATCACATTTTGTTAATATAGAAAACCGATTTCAAATCTGAAATCGGTTTTTTTTGTTTTAATTTGTTTTAAAGTGAAAGAATAAAAACTTTTGTAGGTTATAGATAAAACCGATTTTGCTGAGTTTTGTAAATACATTAATATTTAAAATAATGAAGAGAATAATTTTATTGGTTTTGATGCTGATTGTAAAAACTGGTTTTGCTCAGGCAAATGACAAAACTTTTAAATATGGTTTTGTTGATCAGACAGGAAAAGAAATAGTTCCTTGCAAATACGACGGTATTACTGCTTTTGAAA includes these proteins:
- a CDS encoding GNAT family N-acetyltransferase; translation: MITKAILEDIPALTILINSAYRGETSKKGWTTEAHLLEGKRTDEQEMTEIFLDPKNTILKFTENDKIIGSVLLVEKGHQLYLGMLTVSPELQNSGIGKKLLAEAEIHAKSLGLSSIIMTVISVREELVAWYKRHGYVDTGKREAFPESEIHTTVSAEPLEFIYLEKVL
- a CDS encoding helix-turn-helix domain-containing protein, which gives rise to MSTAVKPKHIGRNISRIRELKGMKQEALAMAIGVTQQTVSNIEASENVDEEKLNQIAEALEVTVEAIKNFSEEAVFNYFNTFNDAVSNSSFGQGANNNYDCTFNPLDKVVELYERLVQAEKDKVEYLEKLLNGK
- a CDS encoding ankyrin repeat domain-containing protein, translated to MRETTEPNIYQTDHTQTPEIFILIKEHKNEEAKKHLKNNPSEIFLKGWMDNTPLHIASLIGNFEMVKYLLHKGANVNSERSGIYATPLCWADNYEIAKYLLEKGATMNDRELFCATQENKAEIVDLLLSNGAKIDKQEPQYLKCKSIECVKIYLKHKIELDGCDENKSNLLHKLAWLDLPEVFDFVYKNGCEWKKDSSSRTPYYLAKQGRCESILNHFEKYYSEIISNKTTHLSTENYHYNRIFFLKENPLKLSIYIALTKNSNLVKYSKYGNEIIVNQIINIDVPTIRNFTFDYKGNIIVPTGDHRLLIIEEESFNHTKTITLPKDLVLDQITYLQSRNLYIGSSQNWEIVLLSENFEIISKTKAEDGTLSPKTNHNNLIAFNSYDQETYFNLYHLKEDLSVQFIHCFFKEWNNTSSGFAFNGNEFAVSFPNELEFYVFKDDTITRIWEMDISKYHSKHALSYLAFKDEKVILIGKGKTILFIDKQEKKILKEIQLELVSEIRDLYIDESKENLIIYTDNELKLVLL
- the thrC gene encoding threonine synthase; this translates as MKYYSLNHNAPKVSFQEAVIQGLATDKGLYFPESITPLDPSFFDKIESLSHEEIAFEAIKQFVGDEIPAEKLKEIIAETLVFDFPVVKVEDGIYSLELFHGPTMAFKDVGARFMSRCLGYFNKDKKDAKNTVLVATSGDTGGAVASGFLGVDGVDVVILYPSGKVSDIQEKQLTTLGQNIKALEVDGVFDDCQDMVKKAFLDETLAHKNLTSANSINIARWLPQMFYFFFAYKALKSQNKPLVFSCPSGNFGNICAGIMAKKLGLPIEHFVASTNVNDTVPRFLENGKYDPKPSKATISNAMDVGNPSNFIRIQELYNNDLKAFEKDFSSYSYTDEETLEAMKHIYNLPEGYIAEPHGAVGYLGLKKELEKHPNAIGIFLETAHPIKFLDVVEPALGITLPIPVQIESVINEEKVSVKIKSYEELKDFLG
- a CDS encoding homoserine kinase, with the protein product MEIKLFCPATIANLSCGFDVLGLCLDNAGDEMIVRKVDQKGVRITKIVGADLPLETEKNVSGVAALAMLETLDELDFGFEIEIYKHIKAGSGIGSSAASSAGAVFGINELLGRPYSRKDLVQFAMQGEKLASGNAHADNVAPALLGGFTLVRSYAPLDIIRIDSPEELYATVVHPQIELKTSDARSVLKQNVSLKSAIMQWGNVGGLVAGLYTKDYELIGRSLHDEIVEPLRSVLIPGFDQIKQTAYENGTLGSGISGSGPSIFALSRGKETAEKIAKAMSDVYEKMNLPYEIHVSKINPDGVRIL